One part of the Chryseobacterium sp. 7 genome encodes these proteins:
- a CDS encoding phosphatidate cytidylyltransferase produces MKKWSLYSITILSLLTLTSCEAVETIFKAGMWWGIIVVCVIVGILLLIFSKGKNS; encoded by the coding sequence ATGAAAAAGTGGAGCCTTTACAGTATAACGATATTGAGTTTGCTTACATTAACAAGTTGTGAAGCAGTAGAAACAATTTTTAAAGCCGGGATGTGGTGGGGAATTATTGTAGTCTGTGTGATTGTAGGAATTCTTTTACTGATTTTTTCGAAGGGTAAAAACTCTTAA
- a CDS encoding DNA topoisomerase IB — protein MEKNTDLEMISHLKPSKIVKIMKDPEASAKAVHLVYTTDAEPTGITRKKTGKKYSYYKDGEKVKNKEEITRINKLVIPPAWENVWICALENGHLQATGFDVKQRKQYRYHPLWTALRNHTKFYRMLQFGYALPEMRLHIEQDLALRNFEKRKILALIVSLMQRTNIRIGNSIYEKLYGSFGLTTLKDKHVKVKGQKITFSFKGKKGVMHHVDLRSQRLARLVQKCKDIPGKELFQYLDDEGNRHSIDSGMVNDYIKEISGEDFTAKDFRTWSGTVGALIAFKEIGYAENDTQSKKKIKEALDMVAENLGNTSAVCRKYYVHPLVINLYENNTIKKYLDELEIIEENDGKADLTKEEKLVLKMLENEKM, from the coding sequence ATGGAGAAGAATACAGACCTGGAGATGATTTCTCACCTTAAGCCTTCAAAAATTGTTAAAATAATGAAGGATCCGGAAGCTTCTGCAAAGGCGGTACATCTTGTGTATACCACCGATGCAGAACCCACCGGAATTACCCGTAAAAAAACGGGAAAGAAGTATTCTTACTATAAAGACGGCGAAAAGGTAAAGAATAAGGAAGAAATTACAAGAATTAACAAACTGGTGATTCCGCCAGCATGGGAAAATGTATGGATTTGCGCTCTCGAAAATGGACATTTGCAGGCAACAGGTTTTGATGTAAAACAAAGAAAACAATACCGCTACCATCCACTCTGGACGGCTTTAAGAAATCATACAAAATTTTACAGAATGCTTCAGTTCGGGTACGCGTTACCGGAAATGCGGCTGCATATAGAACAGGATCTTGCATTAAGAAATTTCGAGAAGCGGAAAATTCTGGCCTTAATTGTAAGTCTTATGCAAAGAACCAACATCCGTATTGGTAATTCTATTTACGAAAAACTGTACGGTTCTTTTGGCTTAACGACTTTGAAGGATAAACATGTAAAAGTAAAAGGACAAAAAATAACATTCTCTTTTAAGGGTAAAAAGGGGGTTATGCATCATGTTGATCTTAGAAGCCAAAGGCTGGCCAGGCTGGTTCAGAAATGTAAGGATATTCCGGGGAAAGAGCTTTTCCAATATTTAGATGATGAAGGAAACAGACATTCTATAGATTCCGGAATGGTGAATGATTATATTAAAGAAATAAGCGGCGAAGATTTTACGGCCAAAGATTTCAGAACATGGTCCGGAACAGTAGGCGCTCTGATTGCTTTTAAAGAAATAGGGTATGCAGAAAATGATACCCAGAGTAAAAAGAAAATAAAAGAGGCTTTGGATATGGTGGCAGAGAATCTGGGAAATACCTCAGCTGTATGCAGAAAGTATTACGTTCATCCTCTGGTTATTAATCTTTACGAAAACAACACCATCAAAAAATACCTTGACGAGCTTGAAATCATTGAAGAAAATGACGGAAAAGCTGATCTTACAAAAGAAGAAAAGCTGGTTTTGAAAATGCTGGAAAACGAGAAGATGTAG
- a CDS encoding helix-turn-helix domain-containing protein, which produces MEVLSNFQYKKLFLPNITDKTLANNADIQLYRIENYLKGILMPVIPYRTTFNFIIFVTNGHIRQYLENKEYNAEKGGVIFIKQGTITATVELSDDIEGFFLAYENNILSEQELPKHKSSIFFMTPFLNLDSLTYGTIIQLLPIMEQELWLNNLNINDVVVTMLHLILIKMLSTDSDTHHKSATRPMELSLQFRDLLFKYHVVEKRVAFYADKLSVTESYLNKCVKGVTQKSPKQWINEIDINYSKALLHSSKDIAEIAYELNFHTASHFTQLFKKIAGITPKEYRTQFLNKSRISV; this is translated from the coding sequence ATGGAAGTACTATCCAATTTTCAATATAAAAAGCTTTTTCTTCCGAATATTACGGATAAGACATTAGCCAATAATGCTGATATACAGCTGTATCGGATAGAAAACTATCTTAAAGGTATTCTGATGCCGGTGATTCCGTACCGTACCACGTTCAATTTTATTATTTTCGTTACCAACGGGCATATCAGACAGTATCTTGAAAATAAAGAATATAATGCCGAAAAAGGAGGAGTAATCTTTATCAAACAAGGAACAATTACCGCAACCGTAGAATTATCAGACGATATTGAAGGATTCTTTCTTGCCTATGAAAATAACATTCTGTCTGAACAGGAACTTCCGAAACATAAAAGCAGTATCTTTTTTATGACTCCTTTCCTGAATCTTGATAGTCTGACCTATGGAACCATTATCCAGCTTCTCCCGATCATGGAACAGGAATTATGGTTGAATAATCTGAATATCAATGATGTGGTGGTAACCATGCTTCATCTTATTTTAATCAAAATGCTGAGTACGGATTCTGATACCCATCACAAATCTGCGACACGTCCTATGGAGCTGTCTCTTCAGTTCCGGGATCTTTTGTTCAAATACCATGTGGTGGAAAAAAGAGTCGCTTTTTATGCCGATAAACTGTCCGTAACAGAAAGCTATCTGAATAAATGCGTAAAAGGAGTTACCCAAAAATCACCGAAACAATGGATCAATGAGATAGATATCAATTACAGCAAAGCATTACTTCATTCCAGTAAAGATATTGCAGAGATTGCCTACGAACTGAATTTTCATACTGCGTCGCATTTTACCCAGCTTTTCAAAAAAATTGCAGGAATTACCCCGAAGGAATACAGAACTCAGTTTTTGAACAAAAGCAGGATTTCAGTATGA
- a CDS encoding TonB-dependent receptor, whose protein sequence is MRITKIAAVFLVMAFSGKMMAQETEKQLLIKDADDKFPIADVLVKYDHGNSHTHTGTDGTFAVPVKSLPDTLVISRQGYDEVKWVVINDEDKSKVIFLQHKPFQISEVAINHSTFLSAITKVDLNKFPVNSAQDLLRKVPGLFIAQHAGGGKAEQLFLRGFDADHGTDVSVNVDGMPVNIVSHAHGQGYSDLHFVIPETVNNIDFGKGAYYMDRGDFDTAGYVDFQTYNGLKNSMIKLEGGSFNSKRVLGMFNILHDDLGRKNAYIAAEYNYTDGPFDVKQNFNRVNIFGKYNQWLTDKDYFNIQFSTFNSSWNASGQIPERAVDEGIIGRWGSIDPTEGGKTSRTNLQMNFKHIISPSEQIDAMAFYSKYNFNLYSDFTFNLKDKENGDEIQQTDGRNIYGAEVKYTKTFSFANSSLNWTSGIGLRNDDINTLQLNHVYHRDLLLDRLSDVTGTETNLHAYSGLIWKTGKWTINPALRVDHFIFNMHNLLDVEQLPSGQSKEATRLSPKLNFSYAQNDNVMWFLKTGMGFHSNDLRVVVPNKNENTLPYSIGADLGVRLHPFKSLIITPALWYMDLQQEFVYVGDDAVVEPSGKSRRFGADLGVRFQPLENFYLNADINYSHARFTEEEKGQDYVPLAPVVTSTGSVNWDFLNGFSLGLQYRYLGARPAVEDNSIRTKAYFVNDLMLSYNRQKWGANVQLNNLFNVKWNEAQFATETQLKGEAEPVTDLTYTPGSPFGVRVGVYYKF, encoded by the coding sequence ATGAGAATAACAAAAATAGCAGCTGTATTTCTGGTCATGGCATTCAGTGGAAAAATGATGGCGCAGGAAACAGAAAAACAGTTGTTAATCAAAGATGCAGATGACAAATTCCCCATTGCGGATGTTTTGGTGAAATACGACCACGGAAACAGCCATACCCATACAGGAACAGACGGTACATTTGCCGTTCCTGTAAAATCCCTTCCTGATACCCTTGTGATCAGCCGTCAGGGATATGATGAGGTAAAATGGGTCGTAATCAATGATGAAGATAAAAGTAAAGTTATTTTTTTACAGCATAAGCCTTTTCAGATTTCTGAAGTAGCTATCAATCACAGCACTTTTTTATCGGCCATTACCAAGGTTGATCTGAACAAATTCCCGGTAAATTCAGCGCAGGATTTATTGAGAAAAGTTCCCGGGCTGTTTATTGCACAGCATGCCGGAGGCGGAAAGGCAGAGCAGCTTTTTTTAAGAGGATTTGATGCCGATCATGGCACAGATGTAAGCGTAAATGTAGACGGAATGCCAGTGAACATCGTTTCTCACGCCCATGGTCAGGGATATTCTGATCTACACTTTGTAATTCCTGAAACCGTTAATAATATTGATTTCGGAAAAGGAGCTTATTATATGGATCGTGGAGACTTTGACACCGCAGGATATGTGGATTTTCAGACCTACAATGGTTTGAAAAACAGTATGATTAAGCTGGAAGGTGGCTCGTTCAATTCAAAAAGAGTCTTAGGAATGTTCAATATTCTGCATGATGATCTGGGACGAAAAAATGCATATATAGCAGCAGAATACAACTATACAGACGGCCCTTTCGATGTAAAGCAGAATTTTAACAGAGTCAATATCTTCGGGAAATACAATCAATGGTTGACGGATAAAGACTATTTCAACATCCAGTTTTCAACATTCAATTCTTCCTGGAATGCTTCCGGACAGATTCCGGAGCGTGCCGTAGATGAAGGAATCATTGGCAGATGGGGAAGTATAGATCCTACAGAAGGCGGGAAGACATCCAGAACCAATCTTCAGATGAATTTTAAACATATTATTTCCCCTTCCGAGCAGATAGATGCCATGGCTTTTTATTCAAAGTACAACTTCAATCTGTATTCTGATTTTACTTTTAATTTGAAAGATAAAGAGAATGGCGATGAAATTCAGCAGACGGACGGACGGAATATTTATGGAGCCGAAGTAAAATATACAAAGACTTTTTCCTTTGCCAACAGCTCTTTAAACTGGACTTCAGGAATCGGTTTAAGAAACGATGATATCAATACTCTACAGCTTAACCACGTTTATCACAGAGATCTTCTGCTGGACAGGCTGTCTGATGTAACGGGAACGGAAACAAATCTTCATGCCTATTCAGGTCTGATATGGAAAACAGGAAAATGGACAATCAATCCGGCTTTGAGAGTGGATCATTTTATTTTTAATATGCACAATCTGCTGGATGTGGAACAACTGCCATCCGGACAGTCAAAAGAAGCAACAAGACTGAGTCCAAAATTGAATTTCTCCTATGCTCAGAATGACAATGTAATGTGGTTCCTGAAAACAGGGATGGGCTTCCATTCCAATGACCTGAGAGTAGTCGTTCCGAATAAAAACGAAAATACGCTTCCGTACTCTATAGGTGCAGATCTCGGGGTAAGATTACACCCGTTCAAATCCTTGATCATTACTCCGGCATTATGGTATATGGATCTTCAGCAGGAATTTGTGTATGTAGGAGATGATGCAGTGGTAGAGCCTTCCGGGAAATCAAGACGTTTTGGGGCGGATCTTGGAGTTCGTTTCCAGCCGCTGGAAAACTTTTATCTGAATGCGGATATTAATTATTCCCACGCAAGATTTACCGAAGAAGAAAAAGGACAGGATTATGTTCCTTTGGCTCCGGTTGTGACCAGCACAGGATCTGTAAACTGGGATTTCCTGAATGGTTTTTCTTTGGGACTTCAATATAGATATCTGGGAGCAAGACCAGCTGTGGAAGATAACAGCATCAGAACGAAAGCCTATTTTGTGAATGATCTTATGCTTTCCTATAACCGTCAGAAATGGGGAGCTAATGTTCAGCTGAATAACCTTTTCAATGTAAAATGGAATGAAGCCCAGTTTGCAACGGAAACTCAGCTGAAAGGAGAAGCAGAACCTGTTACAGATCTTACATATACACCAGGAAGCCCTTTTGGAGTGAGAGTAGGAGTGTATTATAAGTTCTAA
- a CDS encoding urea transporter, giving the protein MEEFFKKLPFLDNVLKGIGQIMLQENRWTGFLFLIGIFMGSWQCGVAVLLSTAAGTFTAMKLNYDKSEINAGLYGFSAALVGVALSFLFETTILIWILIVLGGALAAVIQHFFIRKKIPVFTFPFIMITWVLVFALHHFTHIPPSEMLSSEVVPSEYDDFLTCTNGFGEVIFQGGILSGVIFFLAVFISSPVAALYGLAASILGAGLSQLNGEPIKEIHMGLFGFNAVLSAIVFSGVKKTDGLWVLIAVLITIAIDDLLIDNHCLDMVGGVFTFPFVAGTWITLLIQKAFLKAKS; this is encoded by the coding sequence ATGGAAGAATTTTTCAAAAAACTCCCTTTTTTAGACAATGTTTTAAAAGGAATCGGGCAGATCATGCTTCAGGAAAACAGGTGGACAGGCTTTTTGTTTCTTATAGGAATCTTTATGGGAAGCTGGCAGTGCGGGGTTGCAGTATTGCTTTCAACAGCAGCCGGAACTTTTACTGCAATGAAGCTTAATTATGACAAATCTGAAATCAATGCCGGACTTTATGGTTTCAGTGCAGCTCTTGTAGGAGTTGCGTTGTCGTTCCTTTTCGAAACTACAATATTGATCTGGATTTTAATAGTATTGGGTGGAGCATTGGCAGCTGTTATTCAGCATTTCTTTATCCGGAAAAAAATTCCGGTGTTTACTTTTCCTTTTATCATGATTACATGGGTGTTGGTATTTGCACTGCATCATTTTACCCACATTCCGCCTTCAGAGATGTTGAGCAGTGAAGTGGTTCCTTCAGAATACGATGACTTTCTTACCTGTACCAATGGTTTTGGGGAAGTAATATTTCAGGGAGGAATTCTTTCAGGAGTTATTTTCTTTCTGGCTGTTTTCATCAGTTCTCCGGTAGCTGCTTTATATGGATTGGCTGCGTCAATTCTGGGTGCAGGATTATCACAGTTGAATGGAGAACCTATCAAAGAAATCCACATGGGATTATTTGGGTTTAATGCCGTGCTTTCAGCCATAGTTTTTTCAGGAGTCAAAAAAACAGATGGATTGTGGGTGCTGATCGCGGTTCTTATCACCATTGCTATTGATGATCTTTTAATAGACAATCACTGTCTGGATATGGTAGGCGGAGTATTTACATTCCCATTTGTAGCCGGAACGTGGATTACGCTTTTAATTCAGAAGGCATTTCTTAAAGCGAAAAGCTAA
- a CDS encoding urease accessory protein UreD yields the protein MDSRLNIIAGFKGGESYVKDLYVSLPFRVVSVGQRKSDKKLYQMVMSSSPGILDGDHYHLDVTLEKGAALQLQSQSYQRLFNMQDQALQELNVSMEDETSFAYVPHPIVPHEDSNFKSKANIHIGKNSQIIISEIITCGRKHYGEVFKLKRFQNVMEIYHNNKLVVKDNVLIQPDMIPISSIGNLEQYTHQGTLIFYSTKENVDKNRLIEEIVEAAVQHHEEMEVGVSAMEDNGFVVRALGHGGEQMYNFFLYIQEILWSLE from the coding sequence ATGGATAGTCGTTTAAATATAATTGCAGGATTCAAGGGAGGAGAATCCTATGTGAAAGATCTTTATGTCTCGCTTCCTTTCAGGGTAGTTTCTGTAGGACAGCGGAAAAGTGACAAAAAGCTCTATCAGATGGTGATGAGCTCCTCTCCGGGAATTCTGGACGGAGACCATTATCATTTGGATGTTACCCTTGAAAAAGGAGCTGCCCTTCAACTGCAGTCGCAATCCTACCAGAGACTTTTTAACATGCAGGACCAGGCACTTCAGGAGCTGAACGTTTCTATGGAAGATGAAACTTCTTTCGCCTATGTTCCTCACCCTATAGTTCCCCACGAAGATTCCAACTTTAAGAGCAAAGCGAATATTCATATCGGGAAAAACAGTCAGATTATCATCAGTGAGATCATTACCTGTGGAAGAAAACATTATGGAGAGGTTTTTAAGCTGAAACGCTTTCAGAATGTCATGGAAATCTATCACAATAATAAACTTGTAGTGAAAGATAACGTTCTGATTCAGCCTGATATGATCCCGATCAGCAGCATTGGAAACCTGGAGCAGTATACCCATCAGGGAACCCTGATTTTCTACAGTACAAAGGAAAATGTAGATAAAAACAGATTGATAGAAGAAATCGTTGAGGCCGCTGTGCAGCATCATGAAGAAATGGAAGTAGGAGTTTCCGCAATGGAAGATAATGGTTTTGTAGTAAGGGCTTTAGGGCATGGAGGAGAACAGATGTACAACTTCTTCCTGTATATTCAGGAAATCCTTTGGTCTTTAGAGTAA
- the ureG gene encoding urease accessory protein UreG — MENRKYIKVGVAGPVGSGKTALLERLSRKLFGTYDLGVITNDIYTKEDAEFMAKNSLLPHDRIIGVETGGCPHTAIREDASMNLEAVDELAARFPEIELVLIESGGDNLSATFSPDLADVTIFIIDVAEGEKIPRKGGPGITRSDLLIINKIDLAPYVGASLEVMENDARRMRKGNPFVFTNLKTDEGLDKVIGWIKKYALLEEIEEPNLVR; from the coding sequence ATGGAAAATAGAAAGTATATAAAAGTAGGAGTAGCAGGACCTGTAGGTTCAGGGAAAACTGCATTATTGGAACGTTTAAGCAGAAAATTATTCGGGACTTATGATCTTGGAGTAATCACGAATGATATTTATACTAAAGAAGACGCTGAATTTATGGCAAAAAACAGCCTTCTTCCCCACGACAGAATTATCGGAGTAGAAACAGGAGGATGCCCTCACACAGCAATCCGTGAAGATGCAAGTATGAACCTAGAAGCAGTGGATGAGCTGGCAGCACGTTTCCCTGAAATTGAATTGGTTCTTATCGAAAGTGGAGGGGATAATCTTTCCGCGACATTCAGTCCCGACCTTGCAGACGTTACCATTTTCATTATCGATGTGGCAGAAGGAGAAAAAATTCCTAGAAAAGGAGGTCCCGGTATTACAAGATCAGACTTACTGATCATCAATAAAATTGACCTTGCTCCTTACGTTGGAGCCAGCCTTGAAGTGATGGAAAATGATGCCAGAAGAATGAGAAAAGGAAACCCTTTCGTATTCACAAACCTGAAAACAGATGAAGGGCTGGATAAAGTAATTGGTTGGATCAAAAAATATGCTCTTTTAGAGGAAATTGAAGAACCGAACTTAGTAAGATAA
- a CDS encoding urease accessory protein UreF, with product MNINFLSGLLHLADPTLPIGGYTHSNGLETYVQERIVHNLATAKEFVQNMLQYNLKFNDGAFVKLAYKAAEKGDLEALIFLDNECNAIKCPKEIRQASQKLGLRLIKIFKRRDHFPFMEAFEKAVQNKEANSHYCIVFGVYAYLMKIPLYEALLGFYYTSVAGMITNAVKLVPLGQLDGQDILFSLYPVMEKTVWETMELDRDMVGLCNTAFDIRCMQHERLYSRLYMS from the coding sequence ATGAATATAAACTTTCTGTCAGGACTGCTTCATCTTGCAGATCCTACACTTCCCATCGGGGGATATACCCATTCCAACGGACTTGAAACTTACGTTCAGGAAAGAATTGTACATAATCTGGCAACCGCAAAGGAATTTGTACAGAATATGCTTCAGTACAACCTTAAATTCAATGACGGAGCTTTTGTAAAACTGGCTTATAAAGCAGCAGAAAAAGGAGATTTAGAGGCATTGATATTTCTTGATAATGAGTGTAATGCTATAAAATGCCCGAAAGAAATCCGGCAGGCCAGCCAGAAACTGGGACTCAGACTGATTAAGATTTTCAAGAGAAGAGACCATTTTCCTTTTATGGAAGCTTTTGAAAAAGCAGTTCAGAATAAAGAAGCCAATTCCCACTATTGTATCGTATTCGGAGTGTATGCTTATTTAATGAAAATTCCTTTGTACGAAGCACTTTTAGGATTCTATTATACTTCCGTTGCCGGAATGATAACGAATGCAGTAAAACTGGTTCCCCTTGGACAGCTGGACGGGCAGGATATTCTATTTTCACTCTATCCCGTAATGGAAAAAACAGTTTGGGAAACCATGGAGTTGGATAGGGATATGGTGGGACTTTGTAATACTGCCTTTGATATCAGATGTATGCAGCATGAAAGACTGTATTCAAGACTTTATATGTCATAA
- the ureE gene encoding urease accessory protein UreE codes for MIINQIIGNLAENPSEKTIDYLDLEWFETTKRIQRKKTRQGTDVAIKFLREGQRLREGDILFEDAEKIIAVNVLETEAIVMSPSSLLEMGTVCYEIGNKHIPLFIQNDKVLLPFEMPMFRWLEASGFKPEKQSVKLLNLLKSNVEPHGHGSLGSTIFTKILKMAAPKDE; via the coding sequence ATGATAATTAATCAAATCATAGGCAACCTCGCTGAAAATCCTTCGGAGAAAACCATAGACTATCTTGATCTGGAATGGTTTGAAACCACCAAAAGAATCCAGCGCAAAAAAACCAGACAGGGAACCGATGTTGCCATCAAATTTCTCAGAGAAGGGCAGCGTTTGCGTGAAGGAGACATTCTTTTTGAAGATGCAGAAAAAATAATTGCGGTAAATGTTCTGGAAACAGAAGCTATCGTAATGTCACCTTCTTCACTGTTGGAAATGGGTACTGTGTGTTATGAGATTGGAAACAAGCATATTCCGCTTTTTATTCAGAATGATAAAGTATTGCTTCCTTTTGAAATGCCTATGTTCAGATGGCTGGAAGCAAGCGGTTTCAAACCGGAAAAACAATCTGTAAAACTGCTGAATCTTCTTAAATCTAATGTTGAACCTCATGGACATGGAAGTCTGGGATCAACAATCTTTACGAAAATCTTAAAAATGGCTGCCCCGAAAGATGAATAA
- the ureC gene encoding urease subunit alpha, translating into MSLHVDRKQYANILGPTAGDKIRLGDTEIIIEIEKDFTHYGDEAVFGGGKTVRDGMGQNVTAKRDEGVLDLCITGAVIIDHWGIVKGDIGIKDGKIVGIGKAGNPDTMDGVSPNMIIGASTEVHGGKGYIVTAGGIDTHIHYICPQQIETSLYSGITTMIGGGTGPNDGTNATTVTPGSFNMQKMLEAAEEYPMNLGFFGKGNCSAEEPIEEQVEAGALGVKIHEDWGAAPATIDAALKVADKYDVQVAIHTDTLNEGGFLEDTMRAINGRVIHTFHTEGAGGGHAPDIIKAAMYPNVLPASTNPTRPYTVNTIDEHLDMLMVCHHLSKNIPEDVAFADSRIRPETIAAEDILHDMGVFSIMSSDSQAMGRPGEVITRTWQTASKMKEQRGDLVEDKGHGNDNYRAKRYVAKYTINPAIAHGISEYVGSIEEGKLADLVIWKPALFGVKPEMIVKGGFVIAAKMGDPNASIPTPQPVIYRNMFGAHGKAKFGTCANFVSQISIDNGTIASYKLEKMILPVKNCRNISKKDLIHNDKTPLIEVNPENYKVTVDGEYITCEPAETLPLTQLYYLF; encoded by the coding sequence ATGAGCTTACACGTAGACAGAAAACAATACGCCAATATATTAGGTCCTACAGCTGGAGACAAAATCAGACTGGGAGATACCGAAATTATTATTGAAATCGAAAAAGATTTCACTCATTACGGAGACGAAGCTGTTTTCGGAGGAGGAAAAACAGTACGTGATGGTATGGGACAAAATGTTACTGCTAAAAGGGATGAAGGTGTTTTAGATCTTTGCATTACCGGAGCCGTAATCATTGATCACTGGGGAATTGTAAAAGGAGACATCGGAATCAAAGACGGGAAGATTGTAGGAATCGGAAAAGCAGGGAATCCAGATACAATGGACGGTGTAAGTCCTAATATGATCATCGGGGCTTCAACCGAAGTTCACGGAGGAAAAGGATATATCGTAACAGCCGGAGGTATTGATACCCATATCCATTATATCTGCCCTCAACAAATCGAAACATCGCTTTACAGCGGAATTACAACAATGATCGGTGGGGGGACAGGCCCTAATGACGGAACCAATGCTACAACGGTTACTCCGGGAAGCTTCAATATGCAGAAAATGCTTGAAGCAGCAGAAGAATATCCAATGAACCTTGGCTTCTTCGGGAAAGGAAACTGTTCGGCAGAAGAACCTATTGAAGAGCAGGTAGAAGCAGGTGCTTTGGGAGTAAAGATTCACGAAGATTGGGGAGCAGCTCCGGCAACCATTGATGCTGCACTAAAGGTTGCGGATAAATATGACGTTCAGGTAGCGATCCACACCGATACCTTGAATGAAGGAGGATTCCTTGAAGATACCATGAGAGCCATCAACGGAAGAGTAATCCACACTTTCCACACAGAAGGAGCAGGTGGAGGTCACGCACCGGATATTATTAAAGCAGCAATGTATCCAAACGTATTGCCGGCTTCTACCAATCCTACGCGTCCTTACACGGTCAATACAATTGATGAGCACTTAGATATGCTGATGGTTTGCCACCACTTGAGCAAAAACATTCCTGAGGATGTAGCGTTCGCAGATTCCCGTATCCGTCCTGAAACCATTGCAGCAGAAGATATTCTTCATGATATGGGAGTTTTCAGCATCATGAGTTCAGACTCTCAGGCGATGGGAAGACCAGGTGAAGTAATCACCAGAACATGGCAGACGGCAAGTAAAATGAAAGAACAGAGAGGTGATCTTGTTGAAGATAAAGGCCATGGTAACGATAACTACCGTGCGAAAAGATATGTAGCGAAATATACCATTAACCCAGCTATTGCACACGGTATTTCAGAATATGTAGGATCTATTGAAGAAGGAAAATTAGCCGACTTAGTGATCTGGAAACCTGCATTATTTGGTGTAAAACCAGAAATGATTGTAAAAGGAGGATTCGTAATTGCAGCTAAAATGGGAGATCCTAACGCATCTATTCCAACGCCTCAGCCGGTTATTTACAGAAATATGTTCGGAGCTCACGGAAAAGCAAAGTTTGGTACTTGCGCCAATTTTGTTTCTCAGATTTCTATTGACAATGGAACAATTGCTTCCTACAAACTGGAAAAAATGATTCTTCCGGTGAAAAACTGTAGAAATATTTCCAAAAAAGACCTTATCCACAATGATAAGACTCCTTTAATTGAAGTGAATCCTGAAAATTACAAAGTAACAGTAGATGGTGAATACATCACTTGTGAACCAGCGGAAACACTGCCTTTAACACAGCTTTATTACTTGTTCTAA
- the ureB gene encoding urease subunit beta: MIPGEIFVKEGTIVCNEGRETVKIRVTNTGDRPIQVGSHFHFFEVNKAMSFDREKAFGKRLNIVASTAVRFEPGEEKEVELVEIGGAKKAMGFNNLVDGQVDSEDQKKASLAKVEELNFKNH, encoded by the coding sequence ATGATACCAGGAGAAATTTTTGTAAAAGAAGGTACAATTGTCTGCAATGAAGGCAGAGAAACTGTAAAAATAAGAGTAACAAACACAGGAGACCGTCCTATTCAGGTAGGTTCGCACTTTCATTTTTTCGAAGTGAATAAAGCCATGAGCTTTGATCGTGAGAAAGCTTTCGGAAAGAGACTGAATATTGTAGCAAGTACTGCAGTGCGTTTCGAACCGGGGGAAGAAAAAGAAGTGGAATTGGTAGAAATAGGAGGAGCCAAAAAAGCAATGGGCTTTAATAATCTTGTTGATGGACAGGTAGATTCTGAAGATCAAAAAAAAGCAAGCCTTGCAAAAGTTGAAGAGTTAAACTTTAAAAATCACTAA
- the ureA gene encoding urease subunit gamma — translation MHLTPRETEKLMLFLAGELALKRKARGLKLNYPESIALISHFLLEGARDGKKVAELMQEGANLLTKEDVMPGVADMIHDVQIEATFPDGTKLVTVHNPIR, via the coding sequence ATGCATTTAACACCGAGAGAAACGGAAAAGCTTATGCTATTTCTGGCAGGCGAACTCGCGCTGAAAAGAAAGGCAAGAGGCCTTAAATTAAACTACCCTGAATCAATAGCACTCATCAGCCATTTCTTGCTTGAAGGCGCAAGGGACGGGAAGAAAGTAGCCGAACTGATGCAGGAAGGTGCTAATCTTCTTACTAAAGAGGATGTGATGCCTGGCGTGGCAGACATGATCCACGATGTTCAAATAGAAGCAACTTTTCCGGATGGGACGAAGTTGGTAACCGTACACAATCCAATCCGTTAA